From the genome of Ananas comosus cultivar F153 unplaced genomic scaffold, ASM154086v1, whole genome shotgun sequence:
AGAACTAATCCAAAATCTATCAAATATCCACAAGACCAAAAACATGAGCAATGCGGGGAGTCACTCATACCTTTTAGAGCAAACAGAGAGCCCTCCTTACCGAGAGAGATCGGAGAAGAGAATTAATTTCCTCTCATCAGTGCGGAGAGCCATTCGTCCCAATTGAATTGAACAGTTTGAGAGCCCAAAAAAATATACGCTTCCTCCCTCCCTTTTGAAACAACTCTGTAAATTTGTAACTCTATGCATCATGCGGAGTATTATGATGATCCTCTTCTTCATATGGGAAGGGTTGTGGTAAGTTTCTTTTCCCTTCCATGGGTAGTGAAGCAGAGTCTCCCGCTCGGGGCCGACCGCTTCGTCGGCTCGGGGCTAATAACGCAATGCAATGCCCTGATCGTGCTACTCTCCTTACTATTCTCCCCCGCGCACCGTCTCGATGAGCAGCCGCCGCCCACCAAGACGCCGTTCTCCTTCGCTGCTGCTAACAGCTCGTCCTCCGTGCTCGCCTGAAGAACATCCGCGATCGAGACCTTGCCGCcccgatgatgatgatgagagtCTGCAGAGAACGATCGCCTCGTAGGTTGGATGCCATCTTCCCCGACTAATTCGGTGATGTCGTCGTCGAATTCTTCTAAATTGCGTCGCCGATCCTTCGGTTCAGC
Proteins encoded in this window:
- the LOC109704170 gene encoding E3 ubiquitin-protein ligase Os04g0590900-like — protein: MVIIVQDNSLSESAAAAEEEEDDDCEAHAENGAEPKDRRRNLEEFDDDITELVGEDGIQPTRRSFSADSHHHHRGGKVSIADVLQASTEDELLAAAKENGVLVGGGCSSRRCAGENSKESSTIRALHCVISPEPTKRSAPSGRLCFTTHGREKKLTTTLPI